In one window of Festucalex cinctus isolate MCC-2025b chromosome 14, RoL_Fcin_1.0, whole genome shotgun sequence DNA:
- the kif11 gene encoding kinesin-like protein KIF11 isoform X1 — protein MRQERERSQQNVNSQQINTTNGSAEHSKKACAAMASNHPSAVKRDEKGRNIQVVVRCRPFNKMEHKSSYSVIDCDTNRKEVLVRTAGVNDKASRKTYTFDMVFGPPAKQIDVYRSVVCPILDEVIMGYNCTIFAYGQTGTGKTFTMEGERSPDEQFTWEEDPLAGIIPRTLHQIFEKLSENGTEFSVKVSLLEIYNEELFDLLSPSEDVNERLQLFDDPRNKRGVVVKGLEEVVVHNKDEVYQILERGAAKRRTASTLLNAYSSRSHSVFSVTMHMKELTLDGEELVKIGKLNLVDLAGSENIGRSGAVDKRAREAGNINQSLLTLGRVITALVEKRPHVPYRESKLTRILQDSLGGRTKTSIIATVSPSSSNLEETLSTLEYASRAKNIMNKPEVNQKLTKRTLIKEYTEEIERLKRDLAATRDKNGIYLSMENYTSMMEQITINNENITEYTERITAMEDELRKVSELLVDSKTKLEQCAAELDDKRQRLEETSQDLEATKDKLAEEQFISGSLHSAWEDLYGTATQLLNTANASTCDVVGLHAKLDRKKLVDQHNATAQQGFTERMALAFSGMQRGLQQQGDKHRHILSSSLHTIDGVLAVNAEALTSAMGGVEDLVTNIGQLVGEGMTRWRERLQRHRQLSQRDKEITKELLEEHQRYMEEVLQGQTLMALSVLKGLYASLRKTTEEQRALADKVEDMKEIGELFSGLAAEVAALQEVTVTNVKDLQDKHDRLEEQIREAREKNQQSLKMLQQQMTVAQQQMTVAQQQMTVVQQQMTVVATESDEGFDNLCASSGALAAPFLSLQEQHSSGCRPVTHQASAGVELVCSTSSSLAQTLRRHVDESQRTLEEAAARCENMESSVSGVLERGQDWRSALERHGDERAQERLSLVADEAADADALHQNVKTYSTEQLAVFKAQLRAQQEEVERVLERMRSQTSLDGTALDQQEAAVHQRVDDGRQLLQNFLQQELRRDVPTGQTPQRRDFVYPHQMATMWSRTEILESLRRQQEELRVATEGDCDEREDDDDYDDDKRSQGSLEDELNETVATECSIDENLVFNDRKRRPFFKQKTSKKEGKVIPSRPKVVYGDAGQSPQKSRLPLRCQN, from the exons ATGCGTCAGGAACGAGAGCGAAGCCAGCAGAACGTAAACAGCCAGCAGATAAACACGACAAACGGATCGGCGGAACACTCGAAAAAGGCCTGCG CAGCCATGGCTTCAAATCATCCGAGTGCAGTCAAACGGGACGAGAAGGGGCGAAACATCCAAGTGGTCGTCAGATGcag ACCTTTTAACAAGATGGAGCACAAGTCGTCATACAGCGTTATTGACTGCGATACAAACAGGAAGGAGGTTCTGGTGCGGACGGCAGGTGTGAACGACAAGGCCTCCAGGAAGACGTACACTTTCGATATG GTGTTCGGACCCCCCGCCAAGCAGATCGACGTGTACCGGAGCGTGGTGTGTCCCATCCTGGATGAGGTCATCATGGGCTACAACTGCACCATATTTGC CTACGGTCAGACGGGAACAGGAAAGACCTTCACCATGGAGGGAGAAAGAAGCCCAGACGAGCAGTTCACCTGGGAGGAG GACCCCTTGGCCGGCATCATTCCCAGAACCCTCCACCAGATCTTCGAGAAGCTGTCTGAGAACGGCACAGAGTTCTCCGTCAAAGTGTCGCTGCTGGAGATCTACAACGAGGAGCTCTTTGACCTGCTCAGTCCTAGTGAGGACGTCAACGAGAGGTTGCAGCTCTTTGACGACCCAAGGAACAAG CGTGGCGTGGTGGTCAAAGGTCTGGAGGAGGTGGTGGTCCACAACAAAGACGAGGTCTACCAGATCCTGGAGAGAGGCGCCGCCAAGAGGCGGACAGCCTCCACACTCTTGAACGCCTACTCCAG CCGCTCACATTCGGTCTTCTCAGTCACTATGCACATGAAGGAGTTGACGCTGGACGGCGAGGAGCTGGTCAAGATCGGGAAGCTCAACCTG GTGGACCTGGCGGGTAGCGAGAACATCGGCCGCTCCGGCGCGGTGGACAAGCGGGCGCGGGAGGCGGGAAACATCAACCAGTCCCTCCTGACACTGGGCCGCGTCATCACGGCTCTGGTGGAGAAGAGACCTCACGTCCCCTACAG GGAGTCCAAGCTGACGCGCATCCTGCAGGATTCGCTGGGCGGACGCACCAAGACCTCCATCATCGCCACCGTGTCGCCATCCTCTAGTAACCTGGAG GAGACGCTGAGCACGCTGGAGTATGCCAGCAGGGCCAAGAACATCATGAACAAGCCCGAGGTGAACCAGAAGCTCACCAAGAGGACGCTCATCAAG GAATACACGGAGGAGATCGAGCGCCTCAAGCGAGACCTGGCCGCCACCAGGGACAAAAATGGCATCTACCTGTCAATGGAGAACTACAC GAGCATGATGGAACAGATCACCATCAACAACGAAAACATCACGGAGTACACCGAACGCATCACCGCCATGGAGGACGAGCTGAGGAAG gtgaGCGAGCTGTTGGTGGACAGTAAAACGAAACTGGAGCAGTGTGCCGCCGAGCTGGACGACAAGCGGCAGAG GCTGGAGGAGACCAGCCAAGACCTGGAAGCCACCAAAGACAAGCTGGCCGAGGAGCAGTTCATCAGTGGCTCACTGCACTCGGCCTGGGAGGATCTCTACGGCACCGCAACTCAG CTGCTGAACACGGCGAACGCCAGCACTTGTGACGTCGTGGGTCTGCACGCCAAGCTCGACAGGAAGAAGCTG GTTGACCAGCACAACGCGACAGCCCAGCAGGGTTTCACCGAGCGCATGGCGTTGGCCTTCAGCGGCATGCAACGCGGCCTCCAGCAACAAGGAGACAAACATCGACACATCCTCAGCAGCTCTTTGCACACTATCG ATGGCGTTCTGGCCGTCAACGCCGAGGCGCTGACGAGCGCCATGGGTGGCGTGGAAGACCTGGTGACCAACATAGGGCAGCTGGTGGGTGAGGGCATGACACGCTGGCGGGAGCGCCTGCAACGCCACCGCCAGCTCAGCCAGCGCGACAAAGAGATCACCAAGGAGCTTCTG GAGGAGCACCAGCGCTACATGGAGGAGGTCCTTCAGGGTCAGACTCTAATGGCTCTTTCAGTGCTCAAAGGCCTGTACGCCTCCCTCAGGAAAACCACAGAGGAGCAGCGAGCCCTGGCCGACAAG GTGGAGGACATGAAGGAGATTGGCGAGTTGTTCAGCGGCCTGGCTGCGGAGGTGGCAGCTCTGCAAGAGGTCACAGTCACCAACGTCAAGGACCTGCAAGACAAACATGACCGGCTGGAGGAGCAGATCCGAGAAGCTCGGGAGAAGAACCAGCAG AGTTTGAAGATGTTGCAACAACAAATGACCGTGGCGCAACAACAAATGACCGTGGCGCAACAACAAATGACTGTGGTGCAACAACAAATGACCGTGGTGGCCACTGAGTCCGACGAGGGTTTCGACAATCTGTGTGCGTCTTCCGGAGCCCTGGCGGCTCCCTTTTTGAGCCTTCAAGAGCAGCACAGCAG TGGTTGCAGGCCGGTGACACATCAGGCTTCCGCTGGGGTGGAACTGGTGTGCTCCACCTCCTCGTCCCTCGCCCAAACGCTGCGACGCCACGTAGACGAGAGCCAGCGGACCCTGGAGGAGGCCGCCGCTCGCTGTGAGAACATGGAGAGCAGCGTGTCGG GTGTGCTTGAACGAGGCCAGGACTGGCGCTCGGCACTGGAGCGGCACGGGGACGAGCGAGCCCAGGAGCGCCTGTCGCTGGTGGCGGACGAGGCGGCCGACGCTGACGCCCTCCATCAG AATGTAAAGACATACAGCACCGAGCAGCTCGCCGTGTTCAAGGCACAGCTGAGGGCCCAGCAGGAGGAAGTGGAGCGGGTCCTGGAGCGCATGCGGAGCCAAACCTCCTTGGACGGTACCGCCCTGGACCAGCAAGAGGCCGCCGTCCACCAGCGGGTGGACGACGGTCGGCAGCTGCTGCAAAACTTCCTGCAGCAAGAGCTGCGCCGCGACGTGCCCACAG GTCAGACGCCGCAGAGGCGGGACTTTGTGTACCCGCACCAGATGGCCACCATGTGGAGCCGCACGGAGATACTTGAGAGTCTGAGGAGGCAGCAGGAAGAGCTAAGAGTCGCCACAGAGGGCGACTGCGACGAGCGAgaagacgatgacgactacGACGACGACAAACGTAGCCAG GGCTCCCTGGAGGACGAGCTGAACGAGACGGTGGCCACCGAGTGCTCGATCGACGAGAACCTGGTCTTCAATGACCGCAAGCGACGTCCCTTCTTCAAG CAGAAGACCAGCAAGAAAGAAGGCAAGGTCATCCCCAGCAGGCCCAAAGTGGTTTACGGCGACGCTGGCCAGAGCCCACAGAAATCACGACTCCCGCTACGCTGTCAGAATTAA
- the kif11 gene encoding kinesin-like protein KIF11 isoform X2, whose protein sequence is MRQERERSQQNVNSQQINTTNGSAEHSKKACAAMASNHPSAVKRDEKGRNIQVVVRCRPFNKMEHKSSYSVIDCDTNRKEVLVRTAGVNDKASRKTYTFDMVFGPPAKQIDVYRSVVCPILDEVIMGYNCTIFAYGQTGTGKTFTMEGERSPDEQFTWEEDPLAGIIPRTLHQIFEKLSENGTEFSVKVSLLEIYNEELFDLLSPSEDVNERLQLFDDPRNKRGVVVKGLEEVVVHNKDEVYQILERGAAKRRTASTLLNAYSSRSHSVFSVTMHMKELTLDGEELVKIGKLNLVDLAGSENIGRSGAVDKRAREAGNINQSLLTLGRVITALVEKRPHVPYRESKLTRILQDSLGGRTKTSIIATVSPSSSNLEETLSTLEYASRAKNIMNKPEVNQKLTKRTLIKEYTEEIERLKRDLAATRDKNGIYLSMENYTSMMEQITINNENITEYTERITAMEDELRKVSELLVDSKTKLEQCAAELDDKRQRLEETSQDLEATKDKLAEEQFISGSLHSAWEDLYGTATQLLNTANASTCDVVGLHAKLDRKKLVDQHNATAQQGFTERMALAFSGMQRGLQQQGDKHRHILSSSLHTIDGVLAVNAEALTSAMGGVEDLVTNIGQLVGEGMTRWRERLQRHRQLSQRDKEITKELLEEHQRYMEEVLQGQTLMALSVLKGLYASLRKTTEEQRALADKVEDMKEIGELFSGLAAEVAALQEVTVTNVKDLQDKHDRLEEQIREAREKNQQSLKMLQQQMTVAQQQMTVAQQQMTVVQQQMTVVATESDEGFDNLCASSGALAAPFLSLQEQHSSGCRPVTHQASAGVELVCSTSSSLAQTLRRHVDESQRTLEEAAARCENMESSVSGVLERGQDWRSALERHGDERAQERLSLVADEAADADALHQNVKTYSTEQLAVFKAQLRAQQEEVERVLERMRSQTSLDGTALDQQEAAVHQRVDDGRQLLQNFLQQELRRDVPTGQTPQRRDFVYPHQMATMWSRTEILESLRRQQEELRVATEGDCDEREDDDDYDDDKRSQGSLEDELNETVATECSIDENLVFNDRKRRPFFKKTSKKEGKVIPSRPKVVYGDAGQSPQKSRLPLRCQN, encoded by the exons ATGCGTCAGGAACGAGAGCGAAGCCAGCAGAACGTAAACAGCCAGCAGATAAACACGACAAACGGATCGGCGGAACACTCGAAAAAGGCCTGCG CAGCCATGGCTTCAAATCATCCGAGTGCAGTCAAACGGGACGAGAAGGGGCGAAACATCCAAGTGGTCGTCAGATGcag ACCTTTTAACAAGATGGAGCACAAGTCGTCATACAGCGTTATTGACTGCGATACAAACAGGAAGGAGGTTCTGGTGCGGACGGCAGGTGTGAACGACAAGGCCTCCAGGAAGACGTACACTTTCGATATG GTGTTCGGACCCCCCGCCAAGCAGATCGACGTGTACCGGAGCGTGGTGTGTCCCATCCTGGATGAGGTCATCATGGGCTACAACTGCACCATATTTGC CTACGGTCAGACGGGAACAGGAAAGACCTTCACCATGGAGGGAGAAAGAAGCCCAGACGAGCAGTTCACCTGGGAGGAG GACCCCTTGGCCGGCATCATTCCCAGAACCCTCCACCAGATCTTCGAGAAGCTGTCTGAGAACGGCACAGAGTTCTCCGTCAAAGTGTCGCTGCTGGAGATCTACAACGAGGAGCTCTTTGACCTGCTCAGTCCTAGTGAGGACGTCAACGAGAGGTTGCAGCTCTTTGACGACCCAAGGAACAAG CGTGGCGTGGTGGTCAAAGGTCTGGAGGAGGTGGTGGTCCACAACAAAGACGAGGTCTACCAGATCCTGGAGAGAGGCGCCGCCAAGAGGCGGACAGCCTCCACACTCTTGAACGCCTACTCCAG CCGCTCACATTCGGTCTTCTCAGTCACTATGCACATGAAGGAGTTGACGCTGGACGGCGAGGAGCTGGTCAAGATCGGGAAGCTCAACCTG GTGGACCTGGCGGGTAGCGAGAACATCGGCCGCTCCGGCGCGGTGGACAAGCGGGCGCGGGAGGCGGGAAACATCAACCAGTCCCTCCTGACACTGGGCCGCGTCATCACGGCTCTGGTGGAGAAGAGACCTCACGTCCCCTACAG GGAGTCCAAGCTGACGCGCATCCTGCAGGATTCGCTGGGCGGACGCACCAAGACCTCCATCATCGCCACCGTGTCGCCATCCTCTAGTAACCTGGAG GAGACGCTGAGCACGCTGGAGTATGCCAGCAGGGCCAAGAACATCATGAACAAGCCCGAGGTGAACCAGAAGCTCACCAAGAGGACGCTCATCAAG GAATACACGGAGGAGATCGAGCGCCTCAAGCGAGACCTGGCCGCCACCAGGGACAAAAATGGCATCTACCTGTCAATGGAGAACTACAC GAGCATGATGGAACAGATCACCATCAACAACGAAAACATCACGGAGTACACCGAACGCATCACCGCCATGGAGGACGAGCTGAGGAAG gtgaGCGAGCTGTTGGTGGACAGTAAAACGAAACTGGAGCAGTGTGCCGCCGAGCTGGACGACAAGCGGCAGAG GCTGGAGGAGACCAGCCAAGACCTGGAAGCCACCAAAGACAAGCTGGCCGAGGAGCAGTTCATCAGTGGCTCACTGCACTCGGCCTGGGAGGATCTCTACGGCACCGCAACTCAG CTGCTGAACACGGCGAACGCCAGCACTTGTGACGTCGTGGGTCTGCACGCCAAGCTCGACAGGAAGAAGCTG GTTGACCAGCACAACGCGACAGCCCAGCAGGGTTTCACCGAGCGCATGGCGTTGGCCTTCAGCGGCATGCAACGCGGCCTCCAGCAACAAGGAGACAAACATCGACACATCCTCAGCAGCTCTTTGCACACTATCG ATGGCGTTCTGGCCGTCAACGCCGAGGCGCTGACGAGCGCCATGGGTGGCGTGGAAGACCTGGTGACCAACATAGGGCAGCTGGTGGGTGAGGGCATGACACGCTGGCGGGAGCGCCTGCAACGCCACCGCCAGCTCAGCCAGCGCGACAAAGAGATCACCAAGGAGCTTCTG GAGGAGCACCAGCGCTACATGGAGGAGGTCCTTCAGGGTCAGACTCTAATGGCTCTTTCAGTGCTCAAAGGCCTGTACGCCTCCCTCAGGAAAACCACAGAGGAGCAGCGAGCCCTGGCCGACAAG GTGGAGGACATGAAGGAGATTGGCGAGTTGTTCAGCGGCCTGGCTGCGGAGGTGGCAGCTCTGCAAGAGGTCACAGTCACCAACGTCAAGGACCTGCAAGACAAACATGACCGGCTGGAGGAGCAGATCCGAGAAGCTCGGGAGAAGAACCAGCAG AGTTTGAAGATGTTGCAACAACAAATGACCGTGGCGCAACAACAAATGACCGTGGCGCAACAACAAATGACTGTGGTGCAACAACAAATGACCGTGGTGGCCACTGAGTCCGACGAGGGTTTCGACAATCTGTGTGCGTCTTCCGGAGCCCTGGCGGCTCCCTTTTTGAGCCTTCAAGAGCAGCACAGCAG TGGTTGCAGGCCGGTGACACATCAGGCTTCCGCTGGGGTGGAACTGGTGTGCTCCACCTCCTCGTCCCTCGCCCAAACGCTGCGACGCCACGTAGACGAGAGCCAGCGGACCCTGGAGGAGGCCGCCGCTCGCTGTGAGAACATGGAGAGCAGCGTGTCGG GTGTGCTTGAACGAGGCCAGGACTGGCGCTCGGCACTGGAGCGGCACGGGGACGAGCGAGCCCAGGAGCGCCTGTCGCTGGTGGCGGACGAGGCGGCCGACGCTGACGCCCTCCATCAG AATGTAAAGACATACAGCACCGAGCAGCTCGCCGTGTTCAAGGCACAGCTGAGGGCCCAGCAGGAGGAAGTGGAGCGGGTCCTGGAGCGCATGCGGAGCCAAACCTCCTTGGACGGTACCGCCCTGGACCAGCAAGAGGCCGCCGTCCACCAGCGGGTGGACGACGGTCGGCAGCTGCTGCAAAACTTCCTGCAGCAAGAGCTGCGCCGCGACGTGCCCACAG GTCAGACGCCGCAGAGGCGGGACTTTGTGTACCCGCACCAGATGGCCACCATGTGGAGCCGCACGGAGATACTTGAGAGTCTGAGGAGGCAGCAGGAAGAGCTAAGAGTCGCCACAGAGGGCGACTGCGACGAGCGAgaagacgatgacgactacGACGACGACAAACGTAGCCAG GGCTCCCTGGAGGACGAGCTGAACGAGACGGTGGCCACCGAGTGCTCGATCGACGAGAACCTGGTCTTCAATGACCGCAAGCGACGTCCCTTCTTCAAG AAGACCAGCAAGAAAGAAGGCAAGGTCATCCCCAGCAGGCCCAAAGTGGTTTACGGCGACGCTGGCCAGAGCCCACAGAAATCACGACTCCCGCTACGCTGTCAGAATTAA